The proteins below are encoded in one region of Alistipes indistinctus YIT 12060:
- a CDS encoding PCMD domain-containing protein, translated as MNKIRRLLLYVPMLALASCIQNDIPYPVIAIDILEIKGEGFTCTASDIDAKLRTVTLHLDETTDISRVPITEIVITEGGSASVPLSGEFDLRSDLPVTLSLYQDYEWTLKAEQQIERIFTVESQIGAAEFDEEKHTATVHVPTGTDMQHITIKELKLGPAGITTMTPDPSQLTSFETYRTIDIRYHDFEERWSLYVVPTDVTAEFKQVDAWTRLIWLYGEGRSGTDLGFRYRKQGDTPWITVPGDKVEVSGGAFKTCLTGLEPETAYELVAYSGEDESPVETVTTEPETPLTNGGFEEWCTEKDIVYPGPTRDAAYWGTGNTGAAVANTTLTNKVTDTRPGSTGQYAAQLESKLAGIAGIGKLAAGNLFIGQYVGTRGTNGIVGFGRPFTRRPVALRGWAKYNCGKITDVGTTQPTGVTIAKGDPDNGIIYVALGTWTPEEYGVCEKETDNKMLGTAEVPICVDTRDKNTFFNPKSAAVIAYGELVFDKSVSEWQQFTIKLAYNATNRVPTHIVLVCSASRYGDYYIGSRDSKMWVDDFELVYDE; from the coding sequence ATGAACAAGATCCGCCGCCTGCTCCTCTATGTCCCGATGCTCGCGCTGGCCTCCTGCATCCAGAACGACATCCCGTATCCGGTGATCGCCATCGACATCCTCGAAATCAAGGGCGAGGGCTTCACCTGCACCGCCTCCGACATCGACGCCAAACTGCGCACGGTCACGCTGCACCTCGACGAAACGACCGACATCAGCCGCGTGCCGATCACCGAGATCGTCATCACCGAAGGCGGCAGCGCATCGGTCCCCCTTTCCGGCGAATTCGACCTGCGCAGCGACCTGCCCGTCACGCTGTCGCTCTATCAGGACTACGAATGGACGCTGAAGGCCGAGCAGCAGATCGAACGCATCTTCACCGTCGAATCGCAGATCGGTGCGGCCGAGTTCGACGAAGAGAAACACACCGCCACCGTCCACGTCCCGACGGGGACCGACATGCAGCATATCACGATCAAGGAGCTGAAACTCGGCCCGGCGGGAATCACGACGATGACGCCCGACCCGAGCCAATTAACGTCGTTCGAAACCTACCGCACGATCGACATCCGCTACCACGACTTCGAAGAGCGGTGGTCGCTGTACGTGGTTCCGACCGACGTGACGGCCGAGTTCAAGCAGGTCGACGCGTGGACGCGCCTGATCTGGCTCTACGGCGAAGGCCGCAGCGGCACCGACCTCGGCTTCCGCTACCGCAAGCAGGGCGACACGCCGTGGATTACCGTTCCCGGCGACAAGGTCGAAGTATCGGGCGGCGCGTTCAAAACCTGCCTCACCGGCCTCGAACCCGAAACGGCTTACGAACTGGTCGCCTATTCGGGCGAGGACGAGTCCCCGGTAGAGACCGTGACCACCGAACCCGAGACCCCGCTGACCAACGGTGGCTTCGAAGAGTGGTGCACCGAGAAGGACATCGTCTACCCGGGCCCGACGCGGGATGCAGCCTACTGGGGCACAGGCAACACGGGGGCGGCCGTGGCCAATACCACACTGACCAACAAAGTGACCGACACCCGGCCCGGCAGCACCGGCCAGTACGCCGCGCAGCTGGAATCCAAACTGGCCGGCATCGCGGGCATCGGTAAGCTGGCCGCGGGCAACCTCTTCATCGGGCAGTACGTCGGCACACGCGGCACCAACGGCATCGTCGGCTTCGGGCGGCCTTTCACCCGGCGGCCGGTAGCGCTGCGCGGGTGGGCCAAATACAACTGCGGCAAGATCACCGACGTCGGCACGACGCAGCCCACGGGCGTCACCATCGCGAAGGGAGACCCGGACAACGGCATCATCTACGTCGCACTGGGGACCTGGACACCCGAAGAGTACGGCGTCTGCGAGAAGGAGACCGACAACAAGATGCTGGGAACGGCCGAGGTGCCGATCTGCGTCGACACGCGCGACAAAAACACCTTCTTCAACCCGAAGAGCGCGGCGGTGATCGCCTACGGGGAGCTGGTCTTCGACAAATCGGTATCCGAATGGCAGCAGTTCACGATCAAGCTCGCCTACAACGCAACGAACCGGGTCCCGACCCATATCGTACTGGTATGCTCCGCCTCGCGCTACGGCGACTACTACATCGGCAGCCGCGACAGCAAGATGTGGGTGGACGACTTCGAGTTGGTGTACGACGAATAG
- a CDS encoding tetratricopeptide repeat protein, protein MIRNLVLGLVLAASAGVQGLYAQRYPERRVLRAGNALYEQENYPEAEIRYRKAQEQSPTYEGLFNLADALYKQKRYDEVLNILKQISRDEVAGPHAPDAYYNLGNTYFQQKKLPEAAEAYKNALRRNPLDDEARYNLAYVLELMKQNQDDKNDQNQDNRQNQDQNKDNRDNQDDKDNKDRKQPPKKDQDGQGDKPDKQDPDQGDGGENPQDQKPDQGKGGAQQERMSREEAERMLDAVQGSEDNTKKKVDGRKARAVGRSGKNW, encoded by the coding sequence ATGATACGGAACCTGGTGCTGGGTTTGGTACTGGCGGCATCTGCGGGCGTGCAGGGCCTTTATGCGCAGCGTTATCCCGAACGGCGCGTGCTGCGTGCCGGCAATGCGCTCTACGAGCAGGAAAACTATCCCGAGGCGGAGATCCGTTACCGCAAGGCGCAGGAGCAGAGCCCGACGTACGAAGGGCTCTTCAACCTGGCCGACGCGCTCTACAAGCAGAAACGTTACGACGAGGTGCTCAATATCCTCAAGCAGATTTCGCGCGACGAAGTGGCGGGACCCCATGCCCCGGATGCCTATTACAATCTGGGCAATACCTACTTCCAGCAGAAGAAGCTGCCCGAGGCCGCCGAAGCGTACAAGAACGCGCTGCGGCGCAATCCGCTGGACGATGAGGCGCGCTACAACCTGGCTTATGTGCTGGAACTGATGAAACAGAACCAGGACGACAAGAACGACCAGAACCAGGACAACCGGCAGAACCAGGACCAGAACAAAGACAACCGGGATAATCAGGACGACAAAGATAACAAGGACCGGAAGCAGCCCCCGAAGAAGGATCAGGACGGCCAAGGCGACAAGCCCGACAAGCAGGATCCCGACCAAGGCGACGGCGGTGAGAATCCGCAGGACCAGAAACCCGACCAGGGGAAAGGCGGGGCCCAGCAGGAACGCATGAGCCGCGAGGAGGCCGAGAGGATGCTCGACGCCGTACAGGGCAGCGAGGACAACACCAAGAAGAAGGTGGATGGCCGCAAAGCGCGCGCGGTGGGCCGTTCGGGCAAGAACTGGTAG
- a CDS encoding CidA/LrgA family protein, which produces MQGIVWILFFYLLGCVVSALTGNFIPGSVVGMLLLFGALSAGWLRPWRMKRAAGFLLDNMMLFFIPVGVGLIASYSLVSKYLAAILVASIVSTVLVIVVVGMIEQKLEGKRREDSHTPENSARPNPAASAMPAPVAPPGIESTGAEPTAARAPETATPSNPGRHE; this is translated from the coding sequence ATGCAAGGAATCGTCTGGATTTTGTTTTTCTACCTGCTCGGCTGCGTCGTCTCGGCGCTGACAGGCAACTTCATCCCCGGCAGCGTCGTGGGCATGCTGCTGCTCTTCGGCGCGCTGTCGGCAGGGTGGCTCCGCCCGTGGCGCATGAAGCGGGCCGCGGGTTTCCTGCTCGACAACATGATGCTCTTCTTCATCCCGGTGGGCGTAGGGCTGATCGCCTCGTACTCGCTGGTGAGCAAATACCTCGCGGCGATCCTCGTCGCATCGATCGTCAGCACGGTACTGGTGATCGTCGTCGTCGGCATGATCGAACAAAAGCTCGAAGGCAAGCGCCGGGAGGATTCCCACACGCCGGAAAACTCCGCACGCCCGAACCCCGCGGCATCGGCGATGCCGGCTCCGGTCGCCCCCCCAGGGATCGAATCCACCGGAGCCGAACCCACCGCTGCCCGAGCCCCCGAAACCGCAACGCCATCCAATCCCGGCCGCCATGAATGA
- a CDS encoding vWA domain-containing protein yields MLWLSALIVPMVAYYVYRMRQGGATMRISTIDGVRRVPRTAKYYLRHLPLVLCCLAVALLSVALARPQSAEHNSNSTTEGIDIVLSLDVSGSMLARDFTPDRLGAAKEVASNFIVDRPNDRIGLVVFAGESFTQCPLTTDKRSLLNLLGGVRSGMIDDGTAIGNGLATAVNRLRESSAKSKVVILLTDGVNNSGQIAPLTAAEIAKSYGIRVYTVGVGTMGMAPYPAIDMWGNLTFQPMKVEIDEKMLTEIAQMTGGQYFRATDNRKLREIYDQINDLERSRVEVENFTRYDECFAPFALLAVLLAVAGFLLRQTWLRRLP; encoded by the coding sequence ATGTTGTGGCTCTCGGCGCTGATCGTGCCGATGGTCGCCTATTACGTCTACCGGATGCGCCAGGGCGGCGCGACGATGCGCATTTCGACGATCGACGGGGTGCGCCGTGTGCCGCGTACGGCCAAATATTACCTGCGCCACCTGCCGCTGGTGCTCTGTTGCCTCGCCGTGGCGCTGCTTTCGGTGGCGCTGGCCCGTCCCCAGAGCGCCGAGCACAATTCGAACAGCACCACCGAAGGAATCGATATCGTATTGTCGCTCGACGTGTCGGGCAGTATGCTGGCCCGCGATTTTACCCCCGACCGCCTCGGCGCGGCCAAAGAGGTGGCCTCGAATTTTATCGTGGACCGTCCCAACGACCGTATCGGGTTGGTGGTGTTCGCGGGAGAGAGTTTCACCCAGTGTCCGCTGACGACCGATAAGCGGTCGCTGCTGAACCTGCTGGGCGGTGTGCGCAGCGGCATGATCGACGACGGGACGGCCATCGGCAACGGACTGGCGACGGCCGTGAACCGCCTCAGGGAGAGCAGTGCGAAAAGCAAGGTGGTGATCCTGCTCACCGACGGCGTGAACAACAGCGGCCAGATCGCGCCGCTGACCGCGGCCGAAATCGCTAAGTCGTACGGCATCCGCGTCTATACGGTGGGCGTCGGCACGATGGGAATGGCGCCTTATCCCGCTATCGATATGTGGGGCAACCTGACCTTCCAGCCGATGAAGGTCGAGATCGATGAAAAGATGCTGACCGAAATCGCACAGATGACCGGCGGCCAGTATTTCCGTGCCACCGATAACCGCAAGCTCCGCGAGATTTACGACCAGATCAACGACCTCGAACGCAGCCGCGTCGAGGTGGAGAACTTCACCCGTTACGACGAGTGCTTCGCACCTTTCGCGCTGTTGGCGGTGCTGCTGGCGGTGGCCGGGTTCCTGCTGCGGCAGACCTGGCTGAGGCGGTTGCCGTAG
- a CDS encoding LrgB family protein, producing the protein MNEILSSQTFLLTLTLAVYLGSMWLYKKVRFALLHPLIVSMGVLILFLKLSGIPYDLFMKQIQIIDFMLGLSVVALGYLLHEQISQIKGNVIAIVTAIVTGSAVGILSVALIARAMGAEQAVIASLEPKSVTTAIALNVSAQSGGIPALTAVVVILVGIFGGVAGPFILKKIGVESKIAKGLAMGAAAHAMGTARAMQLGAVEGAISGLAIGLMGIATAILVPIIARLL; encoded by the coding sequence ATGAATGAAATCCTTTCGTCGCAGACCTTCCTGCTCACACTGACGCTGGCCGTCTACCTCGGCTCGATGTGGCTCTATAAAAAGGTGCGTTTCGCACTGCTGCACCCGCTGATCGTCTCGATGGGGGTGCTGATCCTCTTCCTGAAACTCTCGGGTATCCCCTACGACCTGTTCATGAAGCAGATCCAGATCATCGACTTCATGCTGGGGCTTTCGGTCGTCGCGCTCGGCTACCTGCTCCACGAACAGATTTCACAGATTAAGGGCAATGTGATCGCGATCGTCACGGCAATCGTCACAGGCAGCGCGGTGGGCATCCTGAGCGTCGCGCTGATCGCCCGCGCAATGGGCGCCGAACAGGCCGTCATCGCATCGCTCGAACCCAAATCGGTCACCACCGCCATTGCGCTGAACGTCTCGGCACAATCGGGCGGCATCCCGGCCCTCACGGCCGTCGTCGTGATCCTCGTCGGCATCTTCGGCGGCGTGGCAGGGCCGTTCATCCTCAAAAAGATCGGCGTCGAAAGCAAGATCGCCAAAGGGCTCGCGATGGGGGCCGCCGCACATGCGATGGGCACCGCCCGGGCGATGCAGCTCGGCGCGGTAGAAGGCGCGATCAGCGGATTGGCGATCGGGCTGATGGGCATCGCCACCGCGATCCTCGTCCCGATCATCGCGCGGCTGTTGTAA
- a CDS encoding AAA family ATPase, translating to MSEVINIKELNERIERESVFVDTLNMEMGKVIVGQKHLVDTLLIGLLSNGHILLEGVPGLAKTLAITTLAQAVDAKFSRIQFTPDLLPADLLGTLIYSQKKEEFAVRKGPIFANFILADEINRSPAKVQSALLEAMQERQVTIGDETYKLPEPFLVLATQNPLEQEGTYPLPEAQVDRFMLKARITYPKKQEERDIMRLNLLGSGFPKPNRVIEPEDIVKARAVVSDVYMDEKIEKYVVDIIFATREPSQYNNLQQLASLIAYGGSPRASISLAKAAKSYAFIKRRGYVIPEDVRAVCHDVLRHRIGLTYEAEAENVTSEEIITQILNNVEVP from the coding sequence ATGAGTGAGGTTATCAACATCAAGGAGCTCAACGAACGCATCGAACGCGAGAGCGTGTTCGTCGATACGCTGAACATGGAGATGGGCAAGGTGATCGTGGGCCAGAAGCACCTGGTCGACACGCTGCTCATCGGACTGCTCTCGAACGGGCACATCCTGCTCGAAGGCGTGCCGGGCCTGGCCAAAACGCTGGCCATCACGACGCTCGCGCAGGCCGTCGACGCGAAGTTCAGCCGCATCCAGTTTACGCCCGACCTGCTGCCCGCCGACCTGCTCGGTACGCTGATCTACTCGCAGAAGAAGGAGGAGTTCGCCGTGCGCAAGGGACCGATCTTCGCGAATTTTATCCTCGCCGACGAGATCAACCGCTCGCCCGCCAAGGTGCAGAGCGCGCTGCTCGAGGCGATGCAGGAGCGGCAGGTGACCATCGGAGACGAGACCTACAAGCTGCCCGAGCCGTTCCTCGTGCTCGCGACGCAGAACCCGCTGGAGCAGGAGGGGACTTACCCGCTGCCCGAGGCGCAGGTCGACCGATTCATGCTCAAGGCGCGGATTACCTATCCCAAGAAACAGGAGGAGCGCGACATCATGCGCCTGAACCTGCTCGGGAGCGGCTTCCCGAAACCGAACCGCGTGATCGAGCCGGAGGATATCGTCAAGGCGCGGGCCGTGGTGAGCGACGTCTACATGGACGAGAAGATCGAAAAGTATGTCGTCGACATCATTTTCGCCACGCGCGAGCCGTCGCAGTACAACAACCTTCAGCAACTCGCCTCGCTGATCGCCTACGGCGGTTCGCCGCGCGCGTCCATTTCGCTGGCCAAGGCAGCCAAGAGCTATGCTTTCATCAAGCGGAGGGGATACGTGATTCCGGAGGATGTGCGCGCCGTCTGCCACGACGTGCTGCGCCACCGCATCGGGCTCACCTACGAGGCCGAGGCCGAAAACGTCACCTCCGAGGAGATCATCACCCAGATACTCAATAACGTCGAGGTGCCTTAG
- a CDS encoding VWA domain-containing protein yields the protein MFRFATPGYLYLLLLLPLLAGLYVYAVRSRRRALERFADEAVLPGLMPEASPVRLRLKFVLLCLGLGFIILALARPQFGSKLREVTRQGVEIMLAVDVSNSMLAQDFEPSRLERTKFAIDRLAEKLHEDRIGLIVFAGDAYVQLPITSDYVTARNFARNISPDMVSRQGTALGAAIELASGSFSSGSEGSRVIILISDGENHEDDAMAAAEAAARQGIKIYTIGIGTPEGAPIRIGGDFIKDEEGKMVVSKLDEQTLEQIALTTGGGYIRATNRSLGLDEIVQKIGEVEKKQLTESIFEDFSEQYQYPLAVGLALLLLDFLIPERRSRLLDRLNIFRKKNDSGDPV from the coding sequence ATGTTCAGATTCGCGACTCCCGGATACCTCTATTTGCTGTTGCTGCTGCCGTTGCTGGCGGGGCTTTACGTCTATGCGGTGCGTTCGCGCCGCCGTGCGCTGGAGCGATTTGCCGACGAGGCAGTGCTGCCGGGGCTGATGCCCGAGGCTTCGCCCGTGCGCCTGCGGCTCAAATTCGTGTTGCTGTGCCTGGGACTCGGGTTTATCATCCTGGCGCTCGCACGGCCGCAGTTCGGTTCGAAGCTTCGCGAGGTGACGCGCCAGGGCGTTGAGATCATGCTGGCGGTCGATGTGTCGAACAGCATGCTGGCGCAGGATTTCGAACCGAGCCGCCTGGAGCGGACCAAGTTCGCGATCGACCGCCTGGCCGAAAAACTGCACGAGGACCGTATCGGGTTGATCGTTTTCGCCGGGGACGCCTACGTCCAGCTTCCGATCACTTCGGACTACGTTACTGCGCGCAATTTCGCGCGCAATATTTCACCCGACATGGTTTCGCGGCAGGGAACGGCCCTCGGTGCCGCGATAGAACTCGCGTCCGGCTCGTTTTCTTCGGGCAGCGAGGGGAGCCGCGTTATTATCCTGATCTCGGACGGTGAAAACCACGAGGACGATGCGATGGCCGCCGCCGAAGCCGCCGCAAGGCAGGGGATCAAAATCTATACGATCGGCATCGGTACGCCCGAAGGGGCTCCGATCCGCATCGGCGGCGACTTCATCAAGGACGAGGAGGGCAAGATGGTGGTTTCGAAGCTCGACGAACAGACCCTCGAGCAGATAGCCCTCACCACCGGCGGCGGGTATATCCGCGCGACGAACCGCAGTTTGGGGTTGGATGAGATCGTGCAAAAGATCGGCGAGGTGGAGAAAAAGCAGCTCACCGAGTCGATTTTCGAGGATTTCAGCGAACAGTACCAGTATCCGCTCGCGGTCGGACTGGCGTTGCTGCTGCTCGATTTCCTGATCCCGGAACGCCGGAGCCGCCTGCTCGACCGGCTCAATATTTTCCGCAAGAAAAACGATTCGGGCGATCCGGTGTAG
- a CDS encoding DUF58 domain-containing protein: MSENSNDILRQVRKIEIKTRGLSNDIFAGQYHSAFKGRGMAFSEVREYRVGDDVRDIDWNVTARSRSPHVKVYEEERELTMMLLVDVSGSRMFGSTTKLKKNLITEIAAVLAFSATENNDKVGCIFFSDRVEKFIPPKKGRSHILMIIRELIEFTPADRGTDVGEALRYLTNVLKKRSTAFVLSDFMDCDGVERARFEDPLKIASGKHDLVGIRIYDRREEALPDVGILELQDAETGENVWVDTSSASTRGAYADHWQRTNALIDRTLSRCRVDNVRIATDEDYVKSLMKLFKRR; this comes from the coding sequence ATGAGCGAAAACAGCAACGACATACTCCGGCAGGTCCGCAAGATCGAGATCAAGACGCGCGGACTGAGCAACGATATCTTCGCGGGGCAGTACCACAGTGCCTTTAAAGGGCGCGGTATGGCCTTCAGCGAGGTACGCGAGTACCGGGTGGGCGACGACGTGCGCGACATCGACTGGAACGTCACCGCGCGCAGCCGTTCGCCGCATGTGAAAGTTTACGAAGAGGAGCGCGAACTGACGATGATGCTGCTCGTGGACGTCAGCGGCTCGCGGATGTTCGGTTCGACGACCAAGCTCAAGAAGAACCTGATTACCGAGATTGCCGCAGTGCTCGCCTTTTCGGCCACCGAGAACAACGACAAGGTGGGCTGTATCTTTTTCAGCGACCGTGTCGAAAAGTTCATCCCGCCCAAAAAGGGGCGTTCGCACATCCTGATGATTATCCGCGAGTTGATCGAATTCACGCCCGCTGACCGCGGCACCGACGTCGGCGAGGCGCTGCGTTACCTGACCAACGTGCTCAAAAAGCGCTCGACAGCCTTCGTGCTGTCGGACTTCATGGATTGCGACGGCGTGGAACGGGCCCGGTTCGAAGACCCGCTGAAAATCGCATCGGGCAAGCACGACCTGGTGGGGATCCGTATTTACGACCGCCGCGAGGAGGCGCTGCCCGACGTGGGCATCCTCGAACTGCAGGACGCCGAAACCGGCGAGAACGTGTGGGTCGATACTTCGTCGGCTTCGACGCGCGGCGCGTACGCCGACCACTGGCAGCGTACTAACGCGTTGATCGACCGCACGCTGAGCCGATGTCGGGTCGACAACGTGCGGATCGCGACGGATGAGGATTATGTCAAATCGCTGATGAAACTCTTTAAGCGGAGATGA
- a CDS encoding ATP-dependent helicase, giving the protein MSEYIQNLNPTQRDAAVNYQGASLIIAGAGSGKTRVLTCRIAYMLSQGVQAHTVLALTFTNKAAKEMRERIATLVPGGMSRSLWMGTFHSVFARILRAESDKLGYPSSFTIYDSADAKNLVKLAIKELNLSDETYKPNVVAARISKAKNNLVTPQAYEANSSLQAEDREQRIPQFLDIYKLYARKCRENGAMDFDDLLLNTNILMRDFPEVLTKYQNQFRYILVDEYQDTNFAQYVIIRRLGELHGNVCVVGDDAQSIYSFRGAKIENILRFQQDFPGAKLFKLEQNYRSTQTIVNAANCVIEKNQRQIRKKSFSAADEGDPIRVIKAYTDKEESALLASDIYTTVRTRGVQYSDVAVLYRTNAQSRALEEALRSRNIPYKIYGGMSFYQRKEIKDMLAYVRLVVNPRDDEALRRIINTPARGIGDVTIGRIAGAAAANGLSMWEAVSRLDPATIGLAGAAGNKVAQFAKMIGELSEMRSTTEAYTLGLEIATRSGLIGTYKMQQTPESISALENIEELLNSIRVYTEEQERMAADTATEGESAPQALVQIDEWLQNVALLTDMDNENPEERNKVTLMTVHSAKGLEFEYVYVAGLEENLFPSMMSMGTPEGLEEERRLFYVALTRAKRAAVLSFAESRFKWGEMTFGRPSRFLSEIDPQYLDLQFELGDSRDSDEEANSAPRYGRPGGPSRYGRPGTGSSQDYGQGGYRKRAGAPDTGALRRTDTPSPGARFRSLSARGATQGSPATGSPASRFSAPGTGRPAARPSGPPAGYPPRPIGGATSASPHVTGATNGSDPPGASSSQGSGEMAVGTRVEHAKFGVGEIVAIEEWTSDVKLTVDFGAAGRKVLLKKFAKLQIL; this is encoded by the coding sequence ATGTCGGAATACATCCAAAACCTCAACCCCACCCAGCGCGACGCTGCGGTGAATTACCAGGGGGCCTCGCTGATCATCGCCGGGGCCGGCTCGGGCAAGACGCGCGTGCTCACCTGCCGGATCGCCTACATGCTCTCGCAGGGCGTGCAGGCGCACACCGTCCTCGCGCTCACGTTTACGAACAAGGCCGCCAAGGAGATGCGCGAACGCATCGCGACGCTCGTTCCGGGCGGTATGAGCCGCAGCCTGTGGATGGGCACCTTCCACTCGGTTTTCGCCCGCATCCTGCGCGCCGAATCCGACAAGCTGGGCTACCCGTCGTCGTTCACGATCTACGATTCGGCCGACGCGAAAAACCTCGTGAAGCTCGCGATCAAGGAGCTGAACCTCTCGGACGAGACCTACAAGCCGAACGTCGTCGCGGCCCGAATCTCGAAGGCGAAAAACAACCTGGTCACGCCGCAGGCCTACGAGGCGAACAGTTCGCTGCAGGCCGAAGACCGCGAGCAGCGGATTCCGCAGTTCCTCGACATTTACAAACTGTACGCGCGCAAATGCCGCGAGAACGGCGCGATGGACTTCGACGACCTGCTGCTGAACACGAATATCCTGATGCGTGACTTCCCGGAGGTACTCACGAAGTACCAGAACCAGTTCCGCTACATTCTCGTGGACGAGTACCAGGACACCAACTTCGCGCAGTACGTCATCATCCGGCGGCTCGGCGAGTTGCACGGCAACGTCTGCGTGGTGGGCGACGACGCGCAGAGCATCTACTCGTTCCGCGGCGCGAAGATCGAGAATATCCTGCGCTTCCAGCAGGACTTTCCCGGCGCAAAGCTTTTCAAACTGGAACAGAACTACCGTTCGACACAGACGATCGTCAACGCCGCGAACTGCGTGATCGAGAAGAACCAGCGCCAGATCCGCAAAAAATCCTTCTCGGCCGCCGACGAGGGCGACCCGATCCGTGTGATCAAGGCCTACACCGACAAAGAGGAGTCGGCGCTGCTCGCGTCGGACATCTACACGACCGTCCGCACCCGAGGGGTACAGTACAGCGACGTGGCCGTACTCTACCGCACCAACGCGCAGTCGCGCGCGCTGGAAGAGGCGCTGCGCAGCCGCAACATCCCTTATAAGATATACGGCGGCATGTCGTTCTACCAGCGCAAGGAGATCAAGGATATGCTCGCCTACGTTCGGCTGGTCGTGAACCCGCGCGACGACGAGGCGCTGCGCCGCATCATCAACACCCCCGCGCGCGGCATCGGCGACGTGACGATCGGCCGCATCGCCGGCGCGGCAGCCGCAAACGGCCTGAGCATGTGGGAAGCGGTCAGCAGGCTCGACCCCGCCACGATCGGCCTCGCCGGGGCCGCCGGAAACAAGGTCGCGCAGTTCGCCAAAATGATCGGCGAGCTGTCCGAAATGCGCTCCACGACCGAAGCCTACACGCTCGGCCTGGAGATCGCGACGCGTTCGGGCCTGATCGGCACCTACAAGATGCAGCAGACGCCCGAGTCGATCAGCGCGCTGGAGAACATCGAGGAGCTGCTCAACTCGATCCGCGTCTATACCGAAGAGCAGGAGCGGATGGCCGCCGACACCGCGACCGAAGGAGAATCCGCCCCGCAGGCGCTGGTCCAGATCGACGAGTGGCTGCAAAACGTCGCGCTGCTCACGGACATGGACAACGAGAATCCCGAAGAGCGCAACAAGGTGACGCTGATGACCGTCCACTCGGCCAAGGGGCTCGAATTCGAATACGTTTACGTGGCGGGACTGGAGGAGAACCTCTTCCCGAGCATGATGAGCATGGGCACCCCGGAGGGACTCGAAGAGGAACGCCGCCTCTTCTACGTGGCCCTCACGCGGGCCAAGCGCGCAGCGGTGCTGTCGTTCGCCGAATCGCGCTTCAAGTGGGGCGAGATGACCTTCGGGCGGCCGAGCCGCTTCCTCAGCGAGATCGACCCGCAGTACCTCGACCTGCAGTTCGAACTGGGCGATTCCCGCGACAGCGACGAGGAGGCGAACTCCGCGCCGCGGTACGGCCGGCCGGGCGGCCCTTCGCGCTACGGACGCCCCGGTACGGGCTCTTCGCAGGATTACGGACAGGGCGGCTACAGGAAAAGAGCGGGTGCACCGGATACAGGCGCGCTGCGACGCACCGACACGCCCTCGCCCGGCGCACGTTTCCGCAGCCTCAGCGCCCGGGGCGCCACGCAGGGCTCTCCGGCAACAGGATCGCCAGCATCGAGATTCTCAGCCCCGGGAACCGGCCGCCCGGCTGCCCGACCTTCCGGTCCCCCCGCAGGATATCCGCCCCGGCCTATCGGCGGTGCGACATCCGCCTCCCCACATGTTACAGGCGCCACGAACGGCTCCGACCCTCCCGGCGCATCCTCCTCGCAGGGTTCCGGCGAAATGGCCGTCGGCACACGGGTCGAGCACGCCAAGTTCGGCGTGGGAGAGATCGTCGCGATCGAAGAGTGGACCAGCGACGTAAAGCTGACGGTGGATTTCGGCGCGGCCGGCAGGAAAGTGCTCCTAAAGAAGTTCGCCAAACTGCAAATCCTCTGA